A section of the Parasteatoda tepidariorum isolate YZ-2023 chromosome 6, CAS_Ptep_4.0, whole genome shotgun sequence genome encodes:
- the LOC107440351 gene encoding YEATS domain-containing protein 4 → MDTKNIQQKTPKSRRSGIKKKVVYSPENYNRLKGIQIVKPVVYGNLSWKLLPEQQKDCHTHQWIVYLKGHNDEDISKFVKYVQFKLHVSYDNPIRICHNPPFQVTETGWGEFEVVIRIFFKDDVEKPITLYHYLKLLHKPEENPHKPIISEFYDELVFTDPTLIMYDLLRLEESTIPSSKQRWVDHEEKKLITLRKILDAKSKLRNEILELKTKLANSKAIIEILKSQITA, encoded by the coding sequence ATGGATACTAAAAATATTCAGCAGAAAACTCCTAAATCAAGAAGAAGTGGAATTAAAAAGAAGGTAGTTTATAGTCCGGAAAATTATAACCGTTTAAAAGGCATACAAATTGTGAAACCTGTTGTCTATGGAAATTTGTCATGGAAACTTTTACCGGAACAACAAAAAGATTGTCACACTCACCAATGGATAGTTTATTTGAAAGGACATAACGACGAAGACATTTCCAAATTCGTAAAATACGTCCAATTCAAACTACACGTAAGCTACGACAATCCGATTCGAATTTGTCATAATCCTCCCTTCCAAGTGACTGAAACTGGTTGGGGAGAATTTGAAGTcgtaattagaatattttttaaagatgatgTTGAGAAGCCGATCACATTGTATCACTATTTGAAACTTCTTCACAAACCGGAAGAGAATCCTCATAAGCCAATAATTTCTGAGTTTTATGACGAGCTCGTCTTTACCGATCCTACGTTGATCATGTATGATTTACTGCGCTTAGAGGAATCAACTATTCCAAGTTCCAAGCAGAGATGGGTGGATCATGAAGAGAAAAAACTCATCACTCTGAGGAAAATTTTGGATGCAAAATCGAAATTGCGAAACGAAATATTGGAGTTGAAAACAAAACTCGCCAATTCGAAAGCTATAATCGAAATTCTTAAATCCCAAATCACAGCATAG